The following proteins are co-located in the Carassius carassius chromosome 39, fCarCar2.1, whole genome shotgun sequence genome:
- the LOC132121040 gene encoding NADPH oxidase organizer 1-like, giving the protein MSDPRFPVEVRLIGLMKKGKDNKFMTSVRWSDQTELIVYRSFRDFKTLHKQLKKKCPVDSYFRKEDRVLPRFGAQCMVTSFQLKGLDKSVSRLRFLEKYCSSLLQCDTTVTHSSEVIQFFLPTEKELLPEYTQNSMMILQSDNINTVSGGPDLANKRLSIGNVTQPFVSKTYRCVAPFETKDTKNKPFKVTVDERLDVLIKDKAGWWLVENEDKCLAWFPAPYLELCDEEEEEDGNEDDYDSVTFESSLFCCTRSYTSKKEDELSLSIGAVVEVLQRSDNGWWLVRYNRKVGYVPSMYLKLYSSTFGLQTLQRKLHSSTINLSANNSLKLEPQVHSRSRMNSFLKSNSLEVLSEQVQHEEASSFSDDGTDFSFSFSDTTSISPSMSGSEWEEGLRQQYKEPNSNDSGMSSAQSTSTDSDTGYPMKGVGAPRVPPRPQTQEILRRCTTYTRKVALATSARRASDS; this is encoded by the exons ATGAGCGATCCGCGCTTTCCTGTCGAAGTCCGACTCATCGGATTAATGAAGAAAGGCAAGGACAAT AAGTTCATGACATCCGTGCGGTGGTCAGACCAGACTGAGCTGATAGTGTACAGATCCTTCCGAGACTTCAAAACGCTCCAT AAGCAACTGAAAAAGAAGTGTCCTGTGGATAGCTATTTTCGTAAAGAAGATAGAGTGCTTCCCAGATTTGGAG CCCAGTGCATGGTGACTTCATTTCAGCTAAAAGGTCTGGATAAGTCAGTGTCCCGCCTAAGGTTTCTGGAAAAATACTGTTCCAGCCTGTTGCAGTGTGATACAACTGTGACACATTCCTCAGAAGTCATTCAATTCTTCTTGCCAACTGAAAAGGAGCTTCTGCCAGAATATACCCAAAACAG TATGATGATTCTGCAATCAGACAACATCAACACCGTTAGCGGAGGACCTGACTTGGCGAATAAACGTCTGAGCATTGGAAATGTGACCCAGCCTTTTGTATCCAAGACATATCGATGTGTGGCTCCATTTGAGACAAAAGATACAAAGAACAAGCCATTCAAAGTAACTGTGGATGAAAGACTGGATGTGCTGATCAAAGACAAAGCAG GTTGGTGGCTTGTTGAGAATGAGGATAAATGTCTAGCTTGGTTTCCTGCTCCCTACTTGGAATTATgtgatgaggaagaggaagaggatggAAATGAGGATGATTATGATTCAGTTACCTTTGAAA GTTCTCTGTTCTGCTGTACAAGAAGTTACACCTCGAAAAAAGAGGACGAGCTCTCTCTAAGCATTGGTGCTGTTGTGGAGGTGTTACAGAGATCTGATAATGGCTGGTGGCTTGTAAG ATATAACAGAAAAGTAGGCTATGTGCCCTCTATGTACCTGAAGCTATACAGCAGCACCTTTGGCCTTCAGACTCTTCAGAGGAAACTTCACAGCTCCACTATCAACCTGTCTGCCAACAACTCTTTAAAACTGGAGCCTCAGGTGCACTCACGGAGCAGAATGAAtagtttcctcaaatcaaactcTCTGGAAGTGCTGTCAGAGCAGGTACAGCACGAGGAAGCTAGCAGCTTCAGCGATGATGGAACCGACTTCAGCTTCAGTTTCTCAGACACTACCTCAATAAGCCCAAGCATGTCCGGCTCAGAGTGGGAAGAGGGCCTGAGACAGCAGTATAAAGAGCCAAACAGCAATGATAGTGGTATGTCCAGTGCCCAGTCAACCTCCACTGACTCAGACACTGGTTACCCTATGAAAGGAGTCGGAGCTCCCAGGGTACCACCCAGACCACAAACTCAGGAGATCCTACGTCGCTGCACGACCTACACTCGTAAAGTTGCTCTCGCAACCTCTGCTCGCCGGGCCTCTGACAGTTGA